ACCCGACCCGGAGAGCGGGCAACGGCTGGTGGTCGGGCTGGTGATGATGTTCCTGCTCTACATGAGCATCACCACCTACGGCTCGCTGGTGGCGCAGGGAATCGTCGAGGAGAAGTCGAGCAGGGTGGTGGAGATCCTGCTGGCCACGGTGCGCCCGTGGCAGCTGCTGCTCGGCAAGGTGATCGGACTCGGCCTGGTCGGGCTGGTGCAGCTGGCGATCCTCGGCGGGGTCGGGCTGGCGGTCGCCACCAGTACCGGCGTGCTCACCGTCTCCGGGGTGGCCACCACGACCCTGCTCTGGGGCCTGCTGTGGTACCTGCTCGGTTTCTTCCTCTATGCCACGGTGTTCGCGGCGGCGGGCTCGCTGGTCTCCCGGCAGGAGGACATGCAGTCGGTGCTCACCCCGATCACCCTGGTGCTGATCATCGGGTTCATCACGGGGTTCACCGTGGTCGAGGAGCCGGAGAGCACCTCGGCGACCGTGCTGTCCCTGGTGCCGCCGTTGTCGCCGATCCTGATGCCGACCCGGATCGCCGCGGGCTCGGCAGGCCCGCTGGAGATCGCCGCCGCGCTGGTGCTGACCCTGGCCGGGATCGCCCTGCTCACCTGGGTGGGCGGCAAGATCTACCAGACCGCCATCCTGCGCACCGGCAGCCGGATGAAGCTCAAGGACGCCCTCAGGGGCTGAGCCCGCGTGCTGTGAGTGGCCTGTTCACTGCGAATCTCGCAGTGAACAGGCCACTCACAGCAGAGGGTCAGCGATTGGCGATGTCGATGTAGTCGCGCTGCTTCTCGCCGGTGTAGATCTGGCGCGGGCGGCCGATCTTGGTGGCCGGGTCGTTGATCATCTCGCGCCAGTGCGCGATCCAGCCGGGCAGCCTGCCCAGCGCGAACAGCACGGTGAAGTACTTGGTCGGGAAGCCGAGCGCCCGGTAGATCAGTCCGGTGTAGAAGTCCACGTTCGGGTACAGCTTGCGCTCCACGAAGTAGTCGTCGGAGAGCGCGGTCTCCTCCAGCTTCATCGCGATGTCCAGCAGCTGGTCGTTGCCGCCGATCTTGCGCAGGATCTCGTCCGCGGTTTTCTTGATGATCTTCGCGCGCGGGTCGTAGTTCTTGTAGACCCGGTGCCCGAAGCCCATCAGCTTGACACCCTGCTCCTTGTTCTTCACCCGCTCGACGAAGGTGCCAACGTCCCCGCCGTCGGCCTGGATGCCCTCGAGCATCTCCAGCACGGCCGCGTTGGCCCCGCCGTGCAGCGGGCCGAACAGCGCTTGGATACCCGCGGAGACGCTGGCGAACAGGTTCGCCTCGGAGGAGCCGACCAGCCGCACCGTCGAGGTTGAGCAGTTCTGCTCGTGGTCGGCGTGCAGGATGAACAGCATGTCCAGCGCCTTGGCGATGTCCGGGTCCACCTCGTAGGGCTCGGCAGGCAGGCCGAAGGTCATCCGCAGGAAGTTCTCCACCAGCCCGAACGAGTTGTCCGGGTAGAGGAAGGGCTGCCCGATGGACTTCTTGT
The sequence above is drawn from the Amycolatopsis aidingensis genome and encodes:
- a CDS encoding ABC transporter permease, whose product is MSEPRTVSPANAVRLIAQRELNTRLRTRGFLIGTAMILLVMVGYMVLQANVFNARSTTTIGLSGQSSSMAAPLRVQAEQLDETIEISTVTDPRQGRTQVRDGELDVLVSGNAANPRVLVKSELDPQLRVMLNEIAQNEVLSAKLAEAGQDAEQVLETVAATQVEVSSLEEPDPESGQRLVVGLVMMFLLYMSITTYGSLVAQGIVEEKSSRVVEILLATVRPWQLLLGKVIGLGLVGLVQLAILGGVGLAVATSTGVLTVSGVATTTLLWGLLWYLLGFFLYATVFAAAGSLVSRQEDMQSVLTPITLVLIIGFITGFTVVEEPESTSATVLSLVPPLSPILMPTRIAAGSAGPLEIAAALVLTLAGIALLTWVGGKIYQTAILRTGSRMKLKDALRG
- a CDS encoding citrate synthase; this encodes MSDDATAAAQSGTGNVALRLPTGEEHELNVVHPVEGAPGIELGKLMASTGYITLDPGFVNTGAASSAITYIDGDAGILRYRGYPIEQLAQNSNFIEVSYLLIYGELPSKSQLEEFTSRINRHTLLHEDLKRFFDGFPRDAHPMPVLSSAVSALSTFYQDSLNPFDEPNVEMSTIRLLAKVPTLAAYAYKKSIGQPFLYPDNSFGLVENFLRMTFGLPAEPYEVDPDIAKALDMLFILHADHEQNCSTSTVRLVGSSEANLFASVSAGIQALFGPLHGGANAAVLEMLEGIQADGGDVGTFVERVKNKEQGVKLMGFGHRVYKNYDPRAKIIKKTADEILRKIGGNDQLLDIAMKLEETALSDDYFVERKLYPNVDFYTGLIYRALGFPTKYFTVLFALGRLPGWIAHWREMINDPATKIGRPRQIYTGEKQRDYIDIANR